The sequence TGTAATGGCTCTGGACCAAATCGCAGAGAAGCGCGGAGTGTAAGTAATTTAACAAAAAGTAACTACTAAAAAATTATGTCAGACGAAAAAGAGATACAAGCTGGAGTGGGAGAGCAAAAAAAGGAGGCCGGGGAAGAAGTGACGATTCCGGCAAAGTTTAAGGACCTTGTGCAGGCAGTTGATAAAATGAGCGTACTTGATCTCCATGAGCTCGTGAAGCTCCTTGAGAAAAAGTTTGGCGTTTCCGCGGCGGCAGTTGCAGTTCTCGCCGCACCGGGCGCAGGAGCGGAGGGAGGAGAGGCGGCACAGAGCACCTTCAATGTTGAGCTCACGAGCGCCGGCGCTCAGAAGATCGCGGTCATCAAGGCGGTAAAAGAGATCCTCGGATTGGGACTCAAGGAGGCAAAAGACATGGTAGATGCCGCACCGGCGATGCTCAAAGAAGGGGTAAAGAAAGCGGAAGCGGAAGAACTGAAAGCAAAGATTGAGGCGGCAGGAGGACAGGTAACATTGAAATAAGGGATATATTACAAAGAAAATATACAAAAACATCCACCGAGGCCTTGCCTCGGTGGATGTTTTTGTATACCCGGTGACTTATGGAAATCTCTTTCTTTCGGTGGTACAATGGAGCTCATGGATATTCTCGGTAAACTGTTTAGCAGTATGGCGTTGGTGAAAATTATGCGCTTGTTTTTGCTTAATCCCGACCAAGCGTTTGAGAATAGTGATATTTCGGAGCGCAGTAAGGTTCCCGCCGGCGCGCTCCGCACCGAGATGGCTATTTTGACCGGCGTTTCGTTTGTGAAGAAGAAAACATTCTATAAAGAGATACCAGCAAAGGCCTCCCATAAGAAACCGACAAAAAAGCGGGTGAACGGATGGTGTTTGAATCCCGATTTTCCGTATCTGTATCCTTTGCGCATCTTATTGCTTAATTCCGAATTGGTGAACAAAAAACAGGCAATCAGCAAGATAAAGTCCGCGGGGAAGATCAAGTTGGTCGTGCTCTCCGGGATCTTTCTGGGAGAGGATTCTCGCCGGATTGACATATTGGTAGTGGGCGACCAGATCAACAAAAAAAGGCTTGAGAACGCTTTGAAGACCATTGAATCCGAAGTGGGAAAAGAACTGCAGTATGCCGCGATGGATACTGACGAATTCCACTATCGTCTCGGTATGTATGACAAGTTTGTGCGCGACATTTTGGACTATCCTCACGAGAAGCTGATTGATAAGATAGGACTTTAGTCCAAACTACTCACACCAACCCATTGCCGTTATCCACAGATACGTAAGGATACCCTACGAATAATGATATAATGGGAAAACAGCTTTAAGAGGTCGAATTTTTAAGGTTGTTATGCATAATAACTTTATCAGTGTAGTTAATTTATAGAAGTAATTTTCATTATGTTATTGCAAACATGGAGCGAGATATTAACTCAGTCGTTCCAAGACCTTTGGATCGGTATCATTGCGTTCGTGCCTAACCTCATCGTTGCGCTCGTCATCTTCATCTTAGGA comes from Patescibacteria group bacterium and encodes:
- the rplL gene encoding 50S ribosomal protein L7/L12 → MSDEKEIQAGVGEQKKEAGEEVTIPAKFKDLVQAVDKMSVLDLHELVKLLEKKFGVSAAAVAVLAAPGAGAEGGEAAQSTFNVELTSAGAQKIAVIKAVKEILGLGLKEAKDMVDAAPAMLKEGVKKAEAEELKAKIEAAGGQVTLK